Proteins found in one Helicobacter sp. NHP19-003 genomic segment:
- a CDS encoding UPF0323 family lipoprotein: MQKPFRKISDYAIVGGLSALVVVTLVGCKGADNNQEQKPQSNSNTPIKKGAFVILQEQADKSYKVAEEYPSDKTRVVVRDLQGKERMLSDEEIQKLIKDEEVKIDKGTSQLTKPPAEGGGSGLGIGAAILGSAAGAILGSYIGNKLFNNPNYNQNAQRNYTSPQAYQRSQNSFRSPPSASPTHSGFFSPQQGAQNAPSSQTTSPANTTRPQATHTPPSAPTQATTHGQSGFFGSHRGSNIS, from the coding sequence ATGCAAAAACCCTTTAGAAAGATTTCGGATTATGCCATTGTGGGCGGGCTTAGTGCGCTCGTGGTGGTGACCCTTGTCGGGTGCAAGGGGGCGGACAACAACCAAGAGCAAAAGCCCCAAAGCAACAGCAACACGCCCATTAAAAAAGGGGCGTTTGTGATCTTACAAGAGCAGGCGGACAAGAGTTATAAGGTCGCTGAAGAATACCCCAGCGACAAGACTCGGGTTGTGGTACGGGATTTGCAAGGCAAAGAACGGATGCTGAGCGATGAAGAGATTCAAAAGCTCATCAAAGATGAGGAAGTGAAAATTGACAAGGGCACCAGCCAGCTCACTAAACCCCCGGCTGAGGGGGGCGGTTCTGGACTTGGCATCGGCGCGGCGATTTTAGGCAGTGCGGCTGGAGCGATTTTAGGCAGTTACATCGGCAACAAGCTTTTTAACAACCCCAACTACAACCAAAACGCCCAAAGGAACTACACTTCTCCGCAGGCCTACCAAAGGAGTCAAAACAGCTTTAGATCGCCTCCTAGCGCTAGTCCTACGCACAGCGGCTTTTTTAGCCCTCAACAGGGCGCACAAAATGCGCCTTCCTCTCAAACCACCAGCCCAGCCAACACCACTAGGCCTCAAGCCACGCACACACCCCCCAGTGCCCCCACGCAAGCCACAACACATGGGCAAAGTGGCTTTTTTGGCTCCCATCGTGGCTCTAACATCTCTTAA
- a CDS encoding FtsW/RodA/SpoVE family cell cycle protein, whose amino-acid sequence MVNRKILTHFDFLLLFFIIPLMGLSFFLIYEANTALSLKQALYFSVAFVVFWMIFFIPFRQLDRIFHFFYWFCVFLLVLVIFFGSVKLGAKRWLTIPGTSFSLQPSEPVKIAILLLLAHLISTHPIPPGGYGWKTFGKLSLYIIIPAGLILKQPDLGTALVVLIMGFGVLFLVGVHPKIWITIGLLFAIASPLIYSSLHDYQKKRLHDFIAEKPNYHVRQSIIAIGSGGLLGKSKEESTQAKLKFLPIATSDFIFAYFVERFGFLGALGLLAFYMGFILHFLSYFNSDPHDRFLQTITGGIAILLFVYTSVNVAMTLGLAPVVGLPLPLFSYGGSSFITFIILFAVFENLLAFKFGFGYNRPSRRGGFLAQLVRAFGS is encoded by the coding sequence ATGGTCAATAGGAAGATTCTAACACATTTTGATTTTTTATTGCTTTTTTTTATTATCCCCCTGATGGGCTTATCCTTTTTTTTAATTTACGAGGCCAACACGGCTTTGAGCTTAAAACAAGCCCTGTATTTTAGTGTGGCGTTTGTGGTGTTTTGGATGATATTTTTCATTCCTTTTAGGCAACTCGATCGCATTTTCCACTTTTTCTATTGGTTTTGCGTGTTTTTGTTGGTGTTGGTGATTTTCTTTGGCTCTGTAAAGCTAGGGGCAAAGCGTTGGCTCACCATCCCCGGCACCTCTTTTTCTTTGCAGCCCAGCGAGCCGGTTAAAATCGCCATTTTACTGCTCTTAGCCCATTTAATCAGCACACATCCCATCCCCCCGGGGGGCTATGGCTGGAAAACCTTTGGCAAACTCAGTTTATACATCATCATCCCCGCCGGGTTGATTTTAAAACAACCCGATTTGGGCACGGCCTTGGTGGTACTCATCATGGGCTTTGGGGTGCTGTTTTTAGTCGGGGTGCATCCTAAAATTTGGATCACCATCGGTTTACTTTTTGCGATCGCCTCCCCGCTCATTTACAGCTCTTTGCACGATTACCAAAAAAAACGCCTGCACGACTTCATCGCAGAAAAGCCCAACTACCATGTCCGCCAATCCATCATTGCGATCGGTTCTGGGGGGCTCTTAGGCAAATCTAAAGAAGAGTCCACACAAGCGAAATTAAAATTTTTGCCCATTGCCACGAGCGACTTCATCTTTGCTTACTTTGTGGAGCGCTTTGGCTTTTTGGGGGCATTAGGGCTTTTGGCGTTTTACATGGGTTTTATTTTGCATTTTCTCTCTTATTTTAACAGCGACCCACATGACCGCTTTTTACAGACCATCACAGGGGGCATTGCGATTTTACTCTTTGTGTATACAAGCGTGAATGTCGCTATGACCTTGGGACTTGCCCCCGTTGTGGGCTTGCCCTTGCCCCTTTTTAGCTATGGGGGGAGCAGCTTCATCACCTTCATCATCCTGTTTGCGGTGTTTGAAAACTTACTTGCATTTAAGTTTGGATTTGGTTATAATCGGCCCTCTCGCAGAGGCGGATTCTTAGCTCAGTTGGTCAGAGCATTCGGCTCATAA
- a CDS encoding ribonuclease HII yields MLLGIDEAGRGCLAGALFVAGVACADDLANEFCKKGLKESKELSRARRFAWAQQIQAHKEIQSLVVAKSAQEIDSKGLSLCMQEAMSQIILKLPEILSVCIDGNTLFNLHFPHLKSFQAVVKGDDKIPQIAMASILAKAHKDREMLELDKIYSEYGFAKNCGYGTPAHILALKKHGYTKEHRHSFKLKPLVNGNN; encoded by the coding sequence ATGTTGCTAGGCATTGATGAGGCGGGACGGGGGTGTTTGGCTGGGGCGTTGTTTGTGGCTGGCGTGGCCTGCGCTGATGATTTGGCAAATGAATTTTGCAAAAAGGGCTTGAAAGAGAGCAAGGAACTAAGCCGTGCGCGGCGTTTTGCGTGGGCACAACAGATCCAAGCCCACAAGGAGATACAAAGCCTCGTGGTGGCTAAGAGCGCACAAGAGATAGACAGCAAGGGCTTAAGTTTATGCATGCAAGAAGCCATGAGCCAGATCATCTTAAAGTTGCCCGAGATTTTGAGCGTTTGCATAGACGGCAACACGCTGTTTAACCTGCATTTCCCCCATTTAAAAAGCTTTCAGGCGGTGGTAAAAGGCGATGATAAAATCCCACAAATTGCCATGGCTTCTATTCTAGCTAAGGCGCATAAGGATAGAGAAATGCTAGAGCTAGACAAGATCTACTCGGAATACGGCTTTGCTAAAAATTGCGGTTATGGCACGCCAGCGCACATTCTGGCTTTAAAAAAGCACGGCTACACCAAAGAACACCGCCACAGCTTCAAGCTAAAACCACTTGTAAATGGAAACAACTAG
- a CDS encoding sulfite exporter TauE/SafE family protein, translating into MGFAMHALFLLLGVLRGFCLGFWHRGMVIVPAMLLTGYGYDSAVGISILQMACSSVVGSVANFKKGLLDLHVGFWVGLGGLVGASFSGAILTYTSHKVLLGVFILVTLYALLRFVFVSKKAQEQESKKLNPATKDKAILVAIGAITGIFAISLGIGGGVLMVPLLSYYLGLSPKQSVPLSLFFVVFSSISGVASLYQSHILQWQYLQWGLLVGMGSVLGVLVGVRLIPKVSASLHRYLLISVYTLSLVVSIYKWF; encoded by the coding sequence ATGGGTTTTGCCATGCATGCGTTGTTTTTATTGCTCGGGGTTTTACGGGGGTTTTGTCTGGGTTTTTGGCATAGGGGGATGGTGATTGTGCCTGCCATGCTTTTGACAGGTTATGGGTATGACAGCGCAGTCGGCATTTCCATTTTGCAAATGGCTTGCTCGTCTGTGGTGGGGAGTGTGGCGAATTTCAAAAAAGGGCTTTTGGACTTGCATGTGGGTTTTTGGGTGGGGCTGGGCGGTCTTGTGGGGGCAAGTTTTAGCGGAGCGATTTTAACCTACACCTCCCATAAAGTCTTACTCGGTGTTTTTATTTTGGTAACTTTATACGCCCTTTTGCGCTTCGTCTTTGTGTCTAAAAAGGCACAAGAGCAAGAGAGCAAGAAGTTAAACCCCGCCACAAAAGACAAGGCGATTTTAGTGGCGATTGGGGCGATTACGGGGATTTTTGCGATTTCTTTAGGGATTGGGGGAGGGGTGCTGATGGTACCGCTCTTGTCCTACTACTTAGGTTTAAGCCCTAAACAGAGCGTGCCTTTGAGCTTGTTCTTTGTGGTGTTCTCATCCATTAGTGGGGTGGCATCGCTGTATCAAAGCCATATTTTGCAGTGGCAGTATTTGCAATGGGGGCTGTTGGTGGGCATGGGGAGCGTGCTGGGTGTGCTTGTGGGCGTTAGGCTCATTCCCAAAGTGAGCGCATCATTACACCGCTACTTGCTCATCAGTGTCTATACCCTATCCCTAGTTGTTTCCATTTACAAGTGGTTTTAG
- the rpe gene encoding ribulose-phosphate 3-epimerase: MEVAASILSADFMDLKHSLAQVVGVDFLHIDVMDGHFVPNLTFGPCVLQNLGKHTDAPLDIHLMVDNPLFGVELYKDLNPAYMTIHLESTPHLHKLIHHIKNLGFKAGVSLNPATPLNGLEYIIADLDLVLFMSVNPGFGGQKFLPLVLDKITHFKQKFPTYSGKIQVDGGINAKNAPLLASVGANLLVVGSYLFSHENPALALQELKKA, from the coding sequence ATGGAAGTAGCAGCAAGTATCTTAAGCGCGGATTTCATGGATTTAAAGCACAGCCTCGCACAAGTGGTCGGCGTGGATTTTTTACACATTGATGTGATGGACGGGCATTTTGTACCTAATCTCACCTTTGGGCCTTGCGTGTTGCAAAATCTAGGCAAACATACAGACGCCCCCCTAGACATCCATTTGATGGTGGATAACCCTCTTTTTGGTGTTGAGCTTTACAAAGACCTAAACCCCGCCTACATGACCATCCACCTAGAGAGCACCCCCCACCTGCATAAGCTCATCCACCACATCAAAAACTTGGGCTTTAAGGCGGGGGTGAGCTTGAACCCTGCCACGCCTTTAAATGGGCTGGAGTACATCATCGCCGATTTGGATTTGGTGCTGTTTATGAGCGTGAATCCGGGCTTTGGGGGACAAAAATTCCTGCCCTTAGTGTTGGATAAAATCACGCACTTTAAACAAAAATTCCCCACCTACAGCGGTAAAATCCAAGTGGATGGGGGCATCAATGCTAAGAACGCCCCCTTGCTTGCCTCTGTGGGGGCAAATTTATTGGTGGTGGGCAGTTACCTTTTTAGCCATGAAAACCCCGCTTTAGCCCTGCAAGAATTGAAAAAGGCATGA
- a CDS encoding exonuclease domain-containing protein, whose translation MSPEDLYNSLKQAPLPLEALHLPFCEDPLLSYEYLKACGFPIAYTTQLELSTKIPYQQSLYCFIDIETNGPDPKTSQMIEIAALLYKPALDPFSAGTIVKTFSSLIHCEHVPPKIVELTGLSAQHLRHAPPFKQVLKKFKEFLGDSVFVAHNADFDFPYLSACCAHHLGAGLLNPKLCTLSLSRKSILSPKHGLGFLNTFLGINIPIAHRAAADALGSLRVFEVCLHCLPASVYTTQDLLDYA comes from the coding sequence ATGAGCCCCGAAGACCTCTACAACTCTTTAAAACAAGCCCCTCTACCTCTAGAGGCTTTGCATTTACCCTTTTGCGAAGACCCCCTGCTTTCTTACGAGTATCTTAAAGCGTGTGGCTTTCCCATCGCCTACACTACACAGCTAGAATTGAGCACGAAAATCCCCTACCAGCAATCCCTTTACTGCTTCATCGACATCGAAACAAACGGGCCTGATCCCAAAACCTCCCAAATGATAGAGATCGCCGCCTTGCTCTATAAGCCCGCCCTTGACCCCTTTAGCGCGGGCACGATCGTTAAAACTTTTTCGAGCTTGATTCATTGCGAACATGTCCCCCCTAAAATTGTTGAGCTCACGGGGCTCAGCGCGCAACACCTACGCCACGCCCCCCCCTTTAAACAAGTACTTAAGAAGTTTAAGGAGTTTTTGGGCGACAGCGTGTTTGTGGCGCACAATGCGGACTTTGACTTCCCTTATTTGAGCGCATGTTGCGCCCACCATTTAGGTGCAGGGCTCTTAAATCCCAAACTTTGCACCTTGAGCCTGAGCCGCAAAAGCATATTAAGCCCCAAACACGGGCTGGGGTTTTTAAACACTTTTCTAGGGATCAATATCCCCATAGCACACCGCGCTGCTGCCGATGCACTCGGCTCTTTACGGGTGTTTGAGGTGTGTTTGCACTGTTTGCCCGCCTCCGTGTACACCACTCAAGATTTATTAGATTACGCTTAA